Proteins found in one Synechococcus sp. LA31 genomic segment:
- a CDS encoding NAD(P)H-quinone oxidoreductase subunit F, with the protein MSDALPLPLQLMWLVPLYGFSGMLLSLPWATGWIKRNGPRPAAYLNLLVTLLAVLHGSLAITEVVSLGPQHLDFPWFQAADLDLRIGFDLSLTNLAALELITTMSLVTQVFALGYLDKEWSLARFYALVGFFEGAMAGVVLSSNLFMSYFLLEMLTLSTYLLVGFWYAQPLVVTAARDAFLTKRVGDVLLLMGVVAISAWAGSMEFNDLYAWAAEARDHNLISPLAGTLLGLGLIAGPMGKCAQFPMHLWLDEAMEGPNPASILRNSVVVTCGAIVLLKLMPVVALSPIATDVLLAVGTISAIGGGLVAIAQVDLKRAFSYSTTSYLGLVFIAIALQQPGLALLLLFAHGLARALQFMSVGSIIATTNCQDLTELGGLGTRMPATATAFLVGSAGVVGLLPLGGFWCYGLLVEDFRHLAPAFAAVFLLTNVLAAANVTRVYRSLFLGPALPKTKRAPEANWLMALPMVSLTVIVLLLPLIMQRIDPVPGIASFSIPVAIAVVASGVVGVVLGSLTPLDAFWSRSRQPNVRLVQNLLAYDFYTPEIYRRTIVALVASLARFTRWFDITVIKGAADGLGRVSLATAEGLKLSVSGQLQSYVLTVIVAVVLFIGSLQVLRGVG; encoded by the coding sequence TTGAGCGACGCCCTCCCGCTTCCGCTGCAGCTGATGTGGCTGGTGCCGTTGTACGGCTTCAGCGGCATGCTGCTGTCTTTGCCCTGGGCCACAGGCTGGATCAAACGCAATGGGCCCAGGCCTGCCGCCTATCTGAACCTGCTGGTCACCCTGCTCGCGGTGCTGCACGGCAGCCTGGCCATCACGGAGGTGGTGAGCCTTGGCCCCCAACACCTCGACTTCCCCTGGTTCCAAGCGGCCGATTTAGATCTACGCATCGGCTTCGACCTTTCGCTGACCAATTTGGCGGCGCTGGAGCTGATCACCACCATGAGCCTGGTCACCCAGGTGTTCGCCCTGGGTTATCTCGATAAAGAGTGGTCGCTGGCCCGCTTCTACGCCTTGGTGGGCTTCTTTGAAGGGGCCATGGCTGGTGTGGTGCTGAGTAGCAATCTGTTTATGAGCTATTTCCTGCTGGAGATGCTCACCCTGTCCACCTATCTGCTGGTGGGCTTCTGGTACGCCCAGCCCTTAGTGGTCACAGCCGCCCGCGATGCCTTCCTCACCAAACGGGTGGGAGATGTGTTGCTGCTGATGGGCGTGGTGGCGATCTCGGCCTGGGCCGGTTCGATGGAATTCAACGATCTCTATGCCTGGGCAGCGGAGGCCAGAGACCACAACCTGATCAGCCCACTGGCCGGAACGCTGCTAGGGCTGGGCCTGATTGCCGGTCCGATGGGCAAATGCGCTCAATTCCCGATGCACCTCTGGCTGGATGAGGCGATGGAGGGTCCTAACCCTGCCTCGATTCTGCGCAACTCCGTGGTGGTGACGTGCGGAGCAATCGTGCTGCTCAAGCTGATGCCAGTGGTGGCCCTCTCACCGATCGCCACCGATGTGCTCCTGGCGGTGGGCACGATCAGCGCGATCGGGGGAGGCCTGGTGGCGATCGCCCAGGTGGATCTCAAGCGCGCATTCAGTTACTCCACAACGTCTTATTTGGGCCTGGTGTTTATCGCCATTGCCCTGCAGCAGCCGGGTCTGGCCCTGCTGCTTCTGTTTGCTCATGGCCTAGCCCGAGCGCTTCAGTTCATGAGTGTTGGCAGCATCATTGCCACCACCAACTGCCAAGACCTGACCGAGCTCGGGGGTCTAGGCACACGCATGCCTGCAACGGCAACGGCCTTCCTGGTCGGCAGTGCCGGCGTGGTGGGCCTCCTCCCTCTGGGCGGTTTCTGGTGCTACGGCTTGCTGGTGGAAGACTTCCGTCATCTGGCACCGGCCTTCGCAGCAGTGTTCCTGCTCACCAACGTGCTGGCGGCCGCCAATGTGACCCGCGTGTATCGCTCACTGTTCCTCGGGCCGGCCCTGCCGAAGACCAAACGTGCACCGGAAGCCAACTGGTTGATGGCCTTGCCCATGGTGAGCCTCACGGTGATCGTGCTGTTGCTCCCCCTGATCATGCAGCGCATCGATCCGGTGCCGGGCATCGCCTCGTTCTCGATACCCGTTGCCATTGCAGTAGTGGCCAGTGGTGTGGTGGGCGTGGTGCTCGGGTCGCTCACCCCTCTCGATGCCTTCTGGTCACGCTCCCGCCAACCCAACGTGCGCCTGGTGCAAAACCTGCTCGCCTACGACTTTTATACCCCTGAGATTTACCGGCGCACGATTGTGGCCCTGGTGGCCTCACTGGCACGCTTCACCCGCTGGTTTGACATCACCGTGATCAAGGGCGCTGCGGATGGACTGGGGCGTGTCTCACTCGCCACGGCGGAGGGGCTGAAGCTCAGCGTGAGCGGCCAATTGCAGAGCTATGTGCTCACAGTGATCGTGGCTGTGGTGCTCTTCATCGGCTCACTGCAGGTGTTGCGAGGCGTGGGCTGA
- a CDS encoding ferritin-like domain-containing protein, with the protein MDAVHPRVLGYLGRALSLELTAVQQYMTQASLVGLWGDEASAERFREETVEEMQHAERIVQHMLQLGVAPAASQLQPVGHAPDLVGLLELNAELEQQLIDHYDEASRFCRVIHDEANAAFFQALLEDEQNHSRDLEAWLLQLGGRRRRGYALYATNADRRDRRSRATF; encoded by the coding sequence ATGGACGCCGTGCATCCACGCGTCCTGGGCTATCTGGGCCGCGCCCTGAGCCTTGAGCTCACAGCTGTGCAGCAGTACATGACCCAGGCCTCCTTGGTGGGGCTCTGGGGTGATGAGGCCTCCGCTGAGCGCTTCCGTGAGGAAACCGTGGAGGAGATGCAACACGCCGAGCGCATTGTTCAGCACATGCTCCAGCTTGGTGTGGCTCCGGCCGCCTCCCAACTCCAACCGGTGGGCCATGCGCCGGATCTCGTGGGATTACTCGAGCTCAATGCTGAGCTCGAGCAGCAACTGATCGATCACTACGACGAGGCATCTCGCTTCTGCCGTGTGATCCACGATGAGGCCAATGCTGCCTTCTTCCAGGCACTTTTGGAGGACGAACAGAACCACAGCCGTGACCTGGAAGCCTGGCTGCTGCAGCTGGGCGGCCGCCGCCGCCGCGGTTACGCCCTCTACGCCACCAACGCCGATCGCCGCGATCGCCGCTCCAGAGCCACCTTTTGA
- a CDS encoding BMC domain-containing protein, with amino-acid sequence MTAIPAPAAKPAATSSTAVTVTAQTVTTKAVASQPAASRRSTSTSTSTTRSSTAAGRGSSGSSTGGGGGNNRSSSSSSLFPMASSVQGIALGMIETRGLVPAIEAADAMTKAAEVSLIAREFVGGGYVTVMVRGETGAVNAAVRAGADACERVGDGLVAAHIIARPHGEVEPALASTNNRRA; translated from the coding sequence GTGACGGCCATTCCCGCTCCGGCGGCCAAGCCTGCCGCAACCAGCAGCACGGCCGTCACCGTGACCGCCCAGACCGTGACCACAAAAGCTGTGGCCAGTCAACCCGCGGCCAGCCGCCGCAGCACCAGCACCAGCACCAGCACCACCCGCAGTTCCACTGCCGCCGGCCGCGGCAGCAGTGGCAGCAGCACCGGCGGTGGTGGTGGCAACAACCGTTCGTCTTCCTCCAGCAGCCTCTTCCCCATGGCCTCTTCCGTTCAGGGCATTGCCCTCGGCATGATCGAAACCCGCGGTCTGGTGCCAGCCATTGAGGCTGCTGATGCCATGACCAAGGCTGCCGAGGTGAGCCTGATCGCCCGGGAGTTTGTGGGTGGTGGCTACGTGACCGTGATGGTGCGTGGCGAAACAGGTGCCGTCAATGCCGCTGTGCGCGCCGGCGCTGACGCCTGCGAGCGTGTGGGCGACGGCTTGGTGGCAGCCCACATCATCGCCCGGCCCCACGGCGAAGTGGAGCCCGCGCTGGCTAGCACCAACAACCGCCGCGCCTGA
- a CDS encoding carboxysome peptide B: MEIMQVMGSLVCTQRVEGFAHQNLRILRTSKGKLNVACDPVGASPGNWVFTASGSAARHATGNANLFTDLTIGGIIDHWSPDG; encoded by the coding sequence ATGGAGATCATGCAGGTGATGGGGTCGCTGGTGTGCACCCAACGGGTTGAGGGCTTTGCTCACCAAAACCTACGCATCCTGCGCACGAGTAAAGGAAAGCTCAATGTGGCCTGCGACCCCGTGGGCGCCTCTCCCGGCAACTGGGTGTTCACCGCGAGTGGTTCGGCCGCTCGCCACGCCACCGGCAACGCCAACCTGTTCACCGATCTCACGATCGGGGGCATCATCGACCACTGGTCGCCCGACGGCTAA
- a CDS encoding carboxysome peptide A, with protein sequence MLICKVVKPLVSTNRIADFQHKHLQVVLDGSTQKVAVDAVGAIPGDWVICVGSSAAREAAGSKSYPSDLTIVGIIDHWDPDAAKDMAAGKPANPAAPSSGGGLK encoded by the coding sequence ATGTTGATTTGCAAAGTGGTGAAGCCACTGGTTTCCACCAACCGCATCGCTGACTTCCAGCACAAGCATCTTCAGGTGGTGCTCGATGGCAGCACACAAAAGGTGGCCGTGGATGCCGTGGGAGCCATCCCAGGCGACTGGGTGATCTGCGTGGGCAGTTCAGCAGCCCGCGAAGCCGCAGGCAGCAAGTCTTATCCCAGCGACCTCACAATCGTGGGGATCATCGATCACTGGGATCCCGACGCCGCTAAGGACATGGCTGCCGGCAAACCAGCTAACCCCGCTGCACCCAGCAGCGGTGGAGGTCTCAAATAA
- a CDS encoding carboxysome shell carbonic anhydrase: MRRRTAINQRAQGPTAPRRRFNSAGESNPAGPTADQEPAALNPTSSLSKVLRQRELASRARTGNSRSSRQAASTRPKPEVDAGSSRSTRRVRPVAAQVVIRPSSGGLHPLSHGEANAALRAYEERTLGAFDHIVPVLKRISALQHEPEFIGQAQRVAMAELGHELPLAVLETAWTSQLDMRTLFAWCVFEAYEQSSLSFFNDDPLAAQSGSADAERFNTFLLECGFHLLDITPCADGRLAHAIAYVLRLPFSSVRRRSHAGAMFDVENTVDRWVKTEHRRYREGRPNPAHSETRYLKVVVYHFSSKDPCHEGCAAHGSDDQAAAAQGLQRLKDFQQAVENSFCCGASVDLLLVGMDTDTDAIRVHVPGSEGGTDLDHWLDARDVYEATRSLNAEQGRQRIEAMVQEAAAAAPDAGMVKLIARLMEHNISQIDYVRQYHGGAYSDFGHAERFIGVGIGFKEVHLRNLTYFAYMDTVEEGAPDLDVGVKIFKGLNVSRGLPIPVVLRFDYHGGVPGARERAITHCERVKTAIEARYSDLCQQGLLHTLLTVRDRDRHVPAETVSSSITFNTGGGH, translated from the coding sequence ATGCGTCGGAGAACCGCCATCAACCAGCGGGCCCAGGGCCCAACGGCTCCCCGACGCCGATTCAACAGCGCTGGGGAATCGAATCCGGCAGGACCAACGGCTGATCAGGAGCCGGCTGCACTCAATCCCACGTCGTCGCTGAGCAAGGTGCTACGTCAGCGCGAACTGGCGAGTCGTGCGCGCACCGGCAACTCCCGCAGCAGCCGGCAGGCTGCATCCACCAGGCCCAAACCTGAGGTGGACGCTGGTTCATCCCGGTCAACCCGGCGGGTTCGCCCTGTGGCGGCCCAAGTTGTCATCCGCCCCTCCTCCGGCGGTCTACATCCCCTCAGCCACGGCGAAGCCAATGCCGCGCTGCGGGCCTATGAGGAGCGCACCCTCGGGGCCTTCGATCACATCGTGCCCGTGCTCAAGCGCATTTCCGCGCTGCAGCACGAACCAGAGTTCATCGGCCAAGCCCAGCGGGTTGCCATGGCCGAGCTCGGCCATGAGCTGCCTCTAGCGGTGCTGGAAACCGCATGGACCAGCCAACTGGACATGCGCACCCTGTTTGCCTGGTGTGTGTTTGAGGCGTACGAGCAGAGCAGCCTGTCGTTCTTCAACGACGATCCTCTGGCTGCTCAATCGGGTAGCGCCGATGCCGAACGGTTCAACACGTTTCTGCTCGAGTGTGGCTTTCACCTGCTCGACATCACCCCCTGCGCCGATGGCCGCCTAGCTCACGCCATCGCCTACGTGCTGCGACTGCCTTTTAGCTCAGTGCGACGCCGCTCTCACGCCGGCGCCATGTTTGATGTTGAAAACACGGTGGATCGCTGGGTGAAGACCGAGCACCGCCGCTATCGCGAGGGTCGACCCAACCCCGCCCACAGCGAGACCCGCTACCTCAAGGTGGTGGTGTATCACTTCAGCTCGAAGGATCCCTGCCATGAGGGCTGCGCAGCCCACGGCAGCGACGATCAAGCGGCCGCTGCTCAAGGGCTGCAACGCCTTAAAGACTTCCAGCAGGCCGTTGAGAACAGCTTCTGCTGTGGGGCGTCAGTCGACCTGTTGCTGGTTGGGATGGATACCGATACCGATGCCATCCGCGTGCACGTACCAGGCAGCGAAGGCGGCACAGATCTTGATCACTGGCTTGATGCCCGCGATGTGTACGAAGCCACCCGCAGCCTCAACGCCGAGCAGGGCCGTCAGCGGATTGAAGCGATGGTGCAGGAGGCCGCGGCAGCCGCACCTGATGCAGGCATGGTGAAGCTCATCGCCCGCCTCATGGAGCACAACATCTCCCAAATCGATTACGTGCGTCAGTACCACGGCGGGGCTTACAGCGATTTCGGGCATGCCGAGCGCTTCATTGGCGTGGGCATCGGCTTCAAGGAAGTGCATCTGCGCAACCTCACCTATTTCGCCTACATGGACACCGTGGAAGAGGGCGCTCCCGACCTTGATGTGGGCGTGAAGATCTTCAAGGGCCTCAACGTGTCGCGTGGGCTGCCGATTCCTGTGGTGCTCCGCTTCGACTATCACGGTGGGGTGCCGGGTGCGCGCGAGCGAGCCATCACCCACTGCGAGCGGGTCAAGACCGCCATCGAAGCCCGCTACAGCGACCTCTGCCAGCAGGGCCTGCTGCATACCTTGCTGACCGTGCGGGATCGCGATCGGCATGTGCCGGCCGAAACCGTAAGTTCCTCAATCACCTTCAACACCGGAGGGGGTCACTGA
- a CDS encoding CsoS2 family carboxysome shell protein: MATKSSREAALERRKALTDGGKKASSRVSSGGGRVRTAADARPTRTQAAPAAAPTSSAAVVPQASRSLRAPTTTPVRSTSTPKRVSNPSRDLVLARREALARGGKRASQSRDRTRTDLAKEAPKEAPKTAATEHKCKCQEHDTAHNNRSQAASLSLTSRSGSTNTSVNRPATRKAAAQHNPSRALVLARREALSKRGKSASSTSKSGAAAVARQINPDLSARELAQKVRELKSKTGAAGNARNSGTRPSGPNRHGAKQAAAADASWKVGVSETLSGQTVTGTQANRSVKTTGNEAATCRSITGTEYLGAEVFQTFCGTKPAAPVQPAKVRVSATSHGNRVTGNEVGRSEKVTGDEPGTCKQVTGTEYISANQSATYCGGTTPSVRKVGQSQTLGGQAVSGVMVGRSERVTGDEPGSGRQLTGDQYLGAELPATGQAPAKVNAFNTLRGTGITGTAVGRSERVTGDEPGSCRIVTGDEYIGSQQFEGFCGNRPAPEAAKVGFSVTNRNQVVSGTRTGRSANVTGDEPGTCKVVTGTPYAGLEQAGDFCNAQAVRATRERTAVRNANRMTGIQPGIGGVMTGAERGACEDVTGTPYVGADQQAAACGTAPSRDADFPQPLNQATWQQFSVQSPARAAQVERERSGAVTGSTYEQGGKITGPFDMASGKVTGTEQFRFDRRASQRLAAAGSAPVSMDEDLRPTSRVTGEGSGTKVTGDDWDRGDHVTGTEGSSARRRNPTRVGPMSGMPGQQNKRNQELPPPNNKVTGSSGSTDQGSLITVSGGARG, translated from the coding sequence ATGGCCACCAAATCGAGTCGCGAAGCAGCCCTGGAGCGCCGTAAGGCCCTCACTGACGGAGGCAAGAAAGCCTCCAGCCGTGTGAGTTCAGGCGGTGGGCGCGTGCGCACCGCAGCGGATGCCCGCCCCACCCGCACCCAGGCCGCTCCGGCTGCAGCGCCAACGTCGTCCGCTGCGGTCGTTCCTCAGGCCAGTCGCAGCTTGCGTGCTCCGACCACAACGCCCGTGCGCAGCACTTCTACCCCCAAGCGCGTGAGCAATCCCAGCCGCGACCTGGTTTTGGCTCGGCGGGAGGCCCTTGCACGCGGTGGCAAGCGAGCGTCTCAATCGCGCGATCGCACGCGTACAGATTTGGCGAAGGAGGCTCCGAAAGAAGCTCCTAAAACCGCGGCGACTGAGCACAAATGCAAGTGTCAAGAGCACGACACTGCCCACAACAACCGCAGCCAGGCCGCAAGCCTGTCTTTGACCAGCCGCTCAGGCTCCACCAATACCAGCGTTAATCGCCCTGCCACCCGCAAGGCAGCTGCGCAGCACAACCCCAGCCGCGCCTTGGTGCTGGCCCGCCGCGAGGCGCTCTCCAAGCGTGGCAAATCAGCTAGCAGCACAAGCAAGAGTGGCGCCGCCGCTGTGGCACGCCAGATCAACCCCGATCTCAGCGCCCGCGAGCTGGCCCAGAAGGTGCGCGAGCTCAAGAGCAAGACCGGCGCTGCTGGCAACGCACGCAACAGCGGCACCCGCCCGAGCGGCCCCAACCGCCACGGCGCCAAGCAAGCCGCTGCCGCCGATGCCTCCTGGAAAGTAGGCGTGAGCGAGACCCTTTCCGGCCAGACCGTCACCGGCACGCAGGCCAACCGTTCGGTGAAGACCACCGGCAATGAAGCCGCCACCTGCCGCTCCATCACCGGCACCGAATACCTCGGCGCTGAAGTGTTCCAAACGTTCTGCGGCACCAAGCCCGCTGCACCGGTTCAACCAGCCAAGGTGCGTGTCAGCGCCACCAGCCACGGCAACCGGGTGACCGGCAACGAAGTAGGCCGCAGTGAAAAGGTCACCGGCGATGAGCCCGGCACCTGTAAGCAAGTCACCGGCACCGAATACATCTCCGCCAACCAGTCCGCCACCTACTGCGGCGGCACTACGCCGTCTGTGCGCAAGGTGGGTCAAAGCCAAACCCTCGGTGGCCAGGCCGTGAGTGGTGTGATGGTGGGTCGCAGCGAGCGCGTCACCGGTGATGAGCCCGGTTCTGGTCGCCAGCTCACCGGTGATCAATACCTGGGCGCTGAACTGCCCGCCACCGGCCAGGCCCCAGCCAAGGTGAATGCTTTCAACACCCTGCGTGGCACAGGCATTACCGGCACTGCGGTGGGTCGCAGCGAGCGCGTCACCGGTGATGAGCCCGGAAGCTGCCGCATCGTGACCGGCGACGAATACATCGGTAGCCAACAATTCGAAGGGTTCTGTGGCAATCGCCCTGCCCCTGAAGCCGCCAAGGTGGGTTTCAGCGTGACCAACCGAAATCAGGTGGTGAGCGGTACACGCACCGGCCGCTCCGCCAATGTGACCGGCGATGAGCCCGGCACTTGCAAGGTGGTGACCGGCACCCCTTACGCAGGTCTTGAGCAGGCTGGTGACTTCTGCAACGCCCAGGCAGTACGCGCCACCCGTGAGCGCACCGCCGTGCGCAACGCCAACCGTATGACCGGCATCCAACCCGGAATTGGCGGCGTGATGACGGGGGCTGAGCGCGGTGCCTGCGAAGACGTCACCGGAACCCCGTATGTGGGTGCTGATCAACAGGCTGCAGCCTGCGGCACCGCGCCCAGCCGCGATGCCGATTTTCCCCAGCCCTTGAACCAGGCCACCTGGCAGCAGTTCAGCGTTCAATCACCAGCCCGTGCCGCACAGGTGGAACGCGAACGCAGCGGCGCGGTCACCGGCAGCACCTACGAGCAAGGCGGGAAGATCACCGGCCCTTTTGACATGGCCAGCGGCAAGGTGACCGGCACGGAGCAATTCCGATTCGACCGTCGCGCCAGCCAACGTCTGGCCGCCGCTGGCTCTGCTCCTGTGAGCATGGATGAGGATCTGCGCCCCACCTCCCGAGTGACCGGCGAGGGATCGGGTACCAAAGTCACCGGCGACGACTGGGATCGTGGCGACCACGTGACCGGCACTGAGGGCAGCTCAGCCCGACGCCGTAACCCCACCCGCGTCGGTCCGATGAGCGGCATGCCCGGTCAGCAAAACAAGCGCAATCAGGAGCTTCCTCCTCCCAACAACAAGGTCACCGGCTCCAGCGGCAGCACCGATCAGGGTTCCCTGATCACGGTGTCCGGCGGCGCCCGGGGCTGA
- a CDS encoding ribulose bisphosphate carboxylase small subunit — protein sequence MPFKSTVGDYQTVATLETFGFLPPMTQDEIYDQIAYIIAQGWSPLVEHVHPSNSMATYWSYWKLPFFGEKDLSVIVNELEACHRAYPDHHVRLVGYDAYTQSQGACFVVFEGR from the coding sequence ATGCCTTTCAAGAGCACCGTGGGTGACTACCAAACAGTCGCCACCCTGGAGACCTTCGGCTTCCTCCCGCCGATGACCCAGGACGAGATCTATGACCAGATCGCGTACATCATTGCCCAGGGTTGGAGCCCGCTCGTCGAGCACGTCCACCCCAGCAACTCCATGGCCACTTATTGGTCTTATTGGAAGCTGCCCTTCTTCGGTGAGAAGGATCTGAGCGTCATCGTGAACGAACTCGAGGCCTGCCATCGCGCATACCCCGACCATCACGTGCGTCTCGTGGGCTACGACGCCTACACCCAGAGCCAAGGCGCTTGCTTCGTGGTGTTCGAAGGCCGCTGA